The Streptomyces seoulensis genome contains a region encoding:
- a CDS encoding radical SAM protein: protein MASPFLAQHLLLQPGHAVGVRIPGIRYEELRAASHEGDPLPAWLADAARQAWGIELPDGPVGDFVLVRERSPYGYAKASWEINLGCDYDCEFCYLGEKRFEGLDWAGKQQLLRTMRDAGVLWLQITGGEALIDREFGAAYEYAHQLGMMVQVSSNGSSLRKPPIRGLFARRRPYRLTLSVYGATAGTYDKVTRNRGAFERFIQGLDAAHQDRLPVRLNVIVSDDNAHELDAMVALCARYAFPHQVFTNMSPTIDGEANPLATQAEGHIKARSVFTGCNAGRTFFHVNPHGIASVCKVGRDPSVNLVTEGVAALPRLGAIAESLQLRTGGCSGCTKVGTCRTCRPLAKLYQEAGDRRELYCQHGGYGS from the coding sequence GTGGCCAGCCCGTTCCTCGCCCAGCACCTCCTTCTTCAGCCAGGCCATGCGGTCGGTGTGCGCATTCCTGGGATCCGCTACGAGGAGCTGCGCGCCGCGAGCCACGAGGGAGACCCCCTGCCGGCCTGGCTTGCCGATGCCGCACGGCAGGCGTGGGGCATCGAACTGCCCGACGGGCCGGTCGGCGATTTCGTCCTCGTCCGTGAGCGTTCGCCGTACGGGTACGCGAAGGCATCCTGGGAGATCAACCTCGGCTGTGACTACGACTGCGAGTTCTGCTACCTCGGCGAGAAGCGCTTCGAGGGCCTGGACTGGGCGGGCAAGCAGCAGCTCCTGCGGACGATGCGCGACGCGGGCGTGCTCTGGCTGCAGATCACGGGTGGCGAGGCACTGATCGACCGCGAGTTCGGCGCGGCCTACGAGTACGCCCACCAGCTCGGGATGATGGTGCAGGTCTCTTCGAACGGCTCGTCCCTGCGCAAGCCGCCGATCCGCGGGCTGTTCGCACGCCGTCGCCCCTACCGGCTTACCCTCAGCGTCTACGGCGCGACCGCGGGTACGTACGACAAGGTCACCCGCAACCGCGGCGCGTTCGAACGGTTCATCCAGGGCCTGGACGCCGCCCACCAGGACCGGCTGCCTGTCCGGCTGAACGTGATCGTGTCGGACGACAACGCTCACGAACTCGACGCGATGGTGGCTCTGTGCGCGCGCTACGCCTTCCCGCACCAGGTCTTCACGAACATGTCGCCGACGATCGACGGCGAGGCGAACCCGCTGGCGACGCAGGCCGAGGGCCACATCAAGGCCCGGAGCGTCTTCACCGGCTGCAACGCGGGCCGGACCTTCTTCCACGTGAACCCGCACGGGATCGCGTCCGTCTGCAAGGTCGGCCGCGACCCGAGCGTGAACCTCGTGACCGAGGGCGTCGCCGCCCTCCCCCGGCTCGGCGCCATCGCCGAGTCCCTACAGCTCCGCACCGGTGGATGCTCCGGCTGCACGAAGGTCGGCACCTGCCGTACCTGCCGGCCGCTGGCCAAGCTCTACCAGGAGGCGGGGGACCGTCGAGAGCTCTACTGCCAACACGGAGGCTACGGATCATGA
- a CDS encoding IS5 family transposase (programmed frameshift), with product MSSLVERTVPEELWELFRRVVPESVVIRPQGGGRRRAGDRECLAAIIFVATSGCSWRQLPPVFGPAWPTVYRRFAQWSKARIWARLHRVILDELGATGKLDWSRCAIDSVSVRALKGGLLTGPNPTDRGKSGSKIHLIVDRNGLPLVVAISAANTHDSLALQPLIQSIPPVRSRRGRRRRRPGKLHGDKGYDYDHHRRWLRARGITPRIARRGTESSQRLGRHRWVVERTMSWLSGCRRLHRRYERKPEHFLAFTAIATSLINYRRLAK from the exons ATGTCGAGCCTTGTTGAGCGTACGGTGCCTGAGGAGTTGTGGGAGCTGTTCCGGCGAGTGGTGCCGGAGAGCGTGGTGATACGTCCGCAAGGGGGCGGGCGTCGGCGGGCCGGGGACCGTGAGTGCCTGGCGGCGATCATCTTCGTCGCCACCTCGGGCTGCTCGTGGCGGCAGTTGCCGCCGGTGTTCGGGCCGGCCTGGCCAACGGTCTACCGGCGCTTCGCACAGTGGTCCAAGGCCCGGATCTGGGCACGCCTGCACCGCGTCATCCTCGATGAACTCGGAGCCACCGGGAAGTTGGACTGGTCCCGGTGCGCGATCGACTCCGTGAGCGTCCGCGCTCTCAAAGGGGGCT TGTTGACCGGACCGAATCCGACCGATCGCGGCAAGAGCGGATCGAAGATCCATCTGATCGTCGACCGTAACGGCCTTCCGCTTGTGGTCGCCATCTCTGCGGCGAACACGCACGACAGCCTGGCGCTACAACCTCTGATCCAGTCCATTCCACCCGTCCGGAGCCGCCGCGGGCGGCGCCGAAGGCGCCCGGGGAAGTTGCACGGCGACAAGGGCTACGACTACGACCACCACCGCCGATGGCTGCGCGCACGAGGGATCACGCCTCGAATCGCGCGTCGCGGGACCGAGTCCTCCCAGCGATTGGGCAGACACCGCTGGGTCGTCGAGCGCACCATGTCCTGGTTGAGCGGCTGCCGCCGGCTGCACCGACGTTACGAGCGCAAGCCCGAGCACTTTCTCGCCTTCACTGCCATAGCCACCAGCCTGATCAACTATCGCCGACTCGCCAAGTGA
- a CDS encoding ATP-binding protein: MPESLQQFFDARHQSVRRAREFATRALDGWGLTSRTEDIRLCVSELATNAVVHGTARGHGFLVRLDIDDNCVRLEVHDSRRQQPVVREPAVTDISGRGLMLVAALSDEWGVKDRTPLGKVIWSCFKTAGDDANPISPPGSDRDDRPLEVR; the protein is encoded by the coding sequence ATGCCCGAGTCGCTTCAGCAGTTCTTCGACGCTCGACACCAGTCCGTCCGCAGGGCAAGGGAGTTCGCCACCCGGGCGCTGGACGGCTGGGGCCTGACGAGCCGCACCGAGGACATCCGCCTGTGCGTCTCCGAACTCGCCACGAACGCCGTCGTCCACGGCACCGCCCGCGGGCACGGCTTCCTCGTCCGGCTCGACATCGACGACAACTGCGTACGCCTGGAAGTGCACGACAGCCGTCGCCAGCAGCCCGTCGTACGCGAGCCGGCCGTCACAGACATCTCCGGGAGGGGCCTGATGTTGGTGGCCGCGCTCTCCGACGAGTGGGGAGTGAAGGACCGTACCCCGCTCGGAAAGGTCATCTGGTCCTGCTTCAAGACCGCGGGTGACGACGCAAACCCGATCAGCCCTCCCGGCTCAGACCGCGACGACCGCCCTTTGGAGGTCCGATGA
- a CDS encoding helix-turn-helix domain-containing protein encodes MAYSRCLIGGRSKKMPCDPKRKGRMTYPEAARELRVSENWLRAHIMELPHGKIGKFVYFTENDLERIDEMFHCEPDVRSARPTTRHPIAELKPSSRARPKASPSS; translated from the coding sequence GTGGCCTACAGTCGCTGCCTGATCGGCGGCCGTTCAAAAAAGATGCCTTGCGACCCTAAGCGCAAAGGGCGGATGACATACCCCGAGGCGGCCCGAGAATTGCGCGTCAGTGAGAACTGGCTGCGGGCCCACATCATGGAGCTGCCGCATGGGAAGATCGGCAAGTTTGTGTACTTTACCGAAAATGATCTCGAACGTATCGATGAGATGTTCCATTGCGAGCCGGATGTGCGGTCGGCGCGGCCGACAACGCGTCATCCAATCGCGGAGCTGAAGCCCAGCTCACGAGCGCGCCCCAAGGCGAGCCCCAGTTCGTGA